The Martelella endophytica genome contains the following window.
GCCGGAACTGGCTCTGCATGGCCCGCGCCAGGTTCTGCAGGAGAACCGTGGTCGACGGCCCGAAGACGATCTCCTCCGGCCGCGCCGCATTGACGAGATGCATGGCGGCCGTGCGGGCCTCGGCGAGAGCGGCGGCGGCAGACTGCGAGACTGCATAGGAGCCGCCGATCTGGACGTTCTTCTCGAACAGGAAGCCGTTGATGCGCTCGACGGAGCCCTTCAGGATCTGCGATCCGCCGGCATTGTCGAAAAATGCCCAGTCCTGCTTGAGGCCAGGAAACTGGCTGCGCACGAAGTCGATGTCGAGAGAAGGCGATCCGGTCACGGGTGTTACCTCTTTTGTTTGTTGTTCAATGATTGAGAACCGCGCGCAGGAAATCGCGCGTGCGCTGTTCGCGGGGACTGTCGAAGATGTCCGGCGGCGTGCCAGCCTCGACGATCCGCCCGCCATCCATGAAGATGACGCGGTCGGCGACCTGCCGGGCAAAGCCCATTTCGTGGGTCACGACGACCATGGTGACACCGGTCTTTGCCAGATCGCGCATCACATCGAGCACCTCGCCGACCATTTCCGGATCAAGCGCCGAAGTCGGCTCGTCGAACAGCATGACCCGCGGTTCCATGGCAAGGGCGCGGGCGATCGCCACGCGCTGCTGCTGACCGCCGGAAAGCTGGCCGGGATATTTTTCCGCCTGCTCTGCAATCCCCACCCGCTCGAGCAGCTTCAGCGCCTGCACCCGTGCATGGTCGGATGGTGTGCGCCTGACGCGCATCGGCGCGAGCATCACGTTCTTCACCACGGTCATGTGCGGAAACAGGTTGAAGTTCTGGAACACCATCCCGACCTCGGCCCGCACCTGGGCGAGCGACGGACCACGCTCGACGGGCAAGCCATCGATCTCGATGACGCTGTCCTTCGAAAAATCCTCAAGCCGGTTGATGCAGCGAATCAGCGTCGATTTGCCGGAGCCGGACGGGCCGACGACGCAGACGACCTCGCCCTCGGCAATATCCAGGTCGATGCCATGGAGCACCGTGAAGTCGCCGTAAGCCTTGACCAGGCCGCGAACGGAAACAAGCGTGCGGGACGCCATCAGCGCCTCCCTCTGCTGAAGCGTGTCTCAAGCCGCGAAACCACCGCGACCATGGGCCAGAGCAGCACGATATAGATCAGCGCGGCACCGATCAGCGGTGTCGGGTTGGCGGCAAGGGCCTGCGCCTGGGTTGCCTGCTTCAGCAGGTCCGGCATGGCCACGACGGAGGCGAGCGCCGTGTCCTTCAGAACATTGATGCAATTGTTGGTCAATGGCGGGATGACAATCCGGATTGCCTGCGGCAGCACGACATCGACCATGGTGTTGCGCTCGGAAAGCCCGAGTGCAGCCGAGGCCTCGAACTGTCCGCGCGGGATCGCCTCGATGCCGGCGCGAAAGATTTCCGCCGTATAGGCGGCAGAGACCAGCGAAAGGGCGGTGACGGCGGACAGGAAGGCGGAAAGCCGGATGCCGACAAACGGCAGGGCGTAGTAGACGACGATGAGTAGCACCAGCAGCGGTATCGAGCGGAAGATGTCGATATAGCCACGGATGCAGAATGCGATGAACTGCGGCGCATAGAGGCGGGTGACGGCAAGGAGAAGGCCGCCGGCAAGGCCCGCAAGGATGCTGACGATCCCGATTTCGAGCGTCACCAGCAGGCCGCGCAGCAATTGCGGCAGGCTGTCGAGAAACACCCCGACATTCAGGAAGGTATTGATCAGGTCCATGGAAGCTCCGGGGCGGGACCGGTCGCAGCGCTTGCGACCGGCCTGAATGCGGATGGATCGCGGATGCGGCGTTACTTGGCCGCCGGCATATCCAGGACTTCAATGGTCGAGGTGCCGGCCTCCGGCTCCATGCCGAACCAGTTCTCGTAGATTTCGGCGAGCGTGCCGTCTTCCTTCATCGCGGTGATCACGCCGTTGACGTCGGCAGCAAGCGGCGCGTCCTTGGCGAACATGATCGAGTATTTTTCGCCGGTCGGGATGCGTTCGACGACCTTCAGCTCCGGCTTGTCCTTCACGTAGTAAAGCACGGCCGGGATATCCGAGATGTAGCCGTCGATGCGGCCGGCCGCGAGATCGAGCATGGCCGGCGAAAGCCCTTCATAACGGCGAATATCGGAGAAGCCGTACTCGTCCTTGTGTCCTTCCGACCACATGTCACCGGTCGATCCGGTGTCGACACCGACGACCTTGCCATCCATGTCACCAAGCCCGGAAATGCCCGAAGATGTCGTCGCCGACAGCGACTGGTCACTATCGTAATAGGGCTGGGCGAAGGACACGGATTCGAGACGCTTCTCGGTAATCGTGATCGACGAGACCGCCATATCGATGCGGCCCGACTGCACGGCCGGGAACAGGCCGTTGAACGGCGTGTTGACGAATTCGACCGTTTTGTCGAGGCGGTCCGCAATCTCGTTGACCAGATCGACCTCGAAGCCGACGGTCGTGCCGCTGGCGTCCTCGAATTCCCACGGCACGTTGCCGATATTGGCGCCGACGGTCCAGTCGGCGGCTTGCGCGCCGGCAGCGGCAAGCGCCGCCACGGCGGACAGAAGCGTGAGTTTCAGTGCGTATTTCATGTGCTTTCCCCTTGTGTTTATTCGATAACTCCGTCTAGACTGGCTTAACTGGATAAACCGGTCTGACCAGTTAGGCCAATCATGCATGGCTTTTTCCGCTTTGCAAGACGGGCCGCGAAAAAATAGACTGAGGAAACGCAGACCAAGCCCGGGGACCGAATGCTCAACAAGACACTTTTGCCGCAATCGGTCGCACGCCAGCTCCAGGGCATGATACAGTCCGGGCAGCTGGCGGACGGTGAGAAAATCCCCTCCCAGCGCGCGCTCTCGCAGAAATTCGGCATCAGCCGCCCCTCCCTGCGCGAGGCGCTGCTGACGCTCGAAACGCTGGGGCTGGTGAAGACCGAACCCGGCCGCGGCACCTTCGTCACCCGCAACCGCCAGCAGAACGCGGGCGAGGCCGAAGCATGGCGTTATGCCGACAGCTATTCCGTGTTCGACGTGTTCCAGACCCGGATCATGCTCGAAGGCGAAATCGCGCGCCTTTCCGCCGGCCGGCTGACCCACCATCAGCTTGATCTGATGGAGCAGGCGACTGCGACCATGGAGGAGAGCTGGGAGCGGCAGGACCTGATCGCCAATGTCGAGGCCGATCTGGAGTTTCACGGCACCATCGTTTCGGCCTGCGCTAACGCCATGTTGCGGAGCCTCTACGCGGATGTCCGGGACAAGCTGACCGAGACCCAGCGCCAGCCGATCCCGCGCACCGACCCGGAACGCATGAAGGCGTCCGTCGGCGAGCACCGCATCATCATCGCGGCTCTGCGCGCGGGCGATGGCGAGGCCGCCGGCAATGAGATGCAGCAACACATCCGAAACACGGCGCAATGCGCCGGCCTTCGTCCCTGATCCACCGAGACCCCGGACACATCATGAAACTGAAAATCACCGCCGGCCCCTTCGTTTTCGATGCTGTGCTGGAAACCGAAAGCGCCCCCGAAACATGCCGGTCCTTTGCCGCTCACCTGCCCTTCAAGAGCCAGGTCGTGCATGTGCGATGGTCGGGCGAAGGCGTCTGGATACCGCTCGGAACCAAGGATTTCGGCGTCGGTTACGAAAACCACACGAGCTATCCAGCGCCCGGGCAGATCGTTCTCTATCCCGGCGGCATCAGCGAGACGGAAATCCTGCTGGCCTATGGCGGCGTTCATTTTGCCTCGAAGATGGGGCAGCTTGCCGGCAACCACTTCATCACCATCACTTCCAATCTCGACAAACTGGCCGAACTCGGCAAGATGACCCTGTGGGAGGGGGCACAGGACATCGTATTCGAAAGGGCCGGGTGAGGAGACCGGCCTAAAGGAAGCGACCGGACATTGAACCTCAGGCAGCTCGAAATCTTTCACGCGGTGATGGCAAGCGGCACGACCGTGGGCGCGGCAGAAGCGCTCGGCATGTCGCAGCCGGCGGTCAGCAACGCGATCCGGCATCTCGAAAGCGTTGTCGGCTTCGCCCTGTTCGAGCGGATCAGCAACCGGCTGGTGGCGACGGAGGAAGCAAAGCTGCTTTATGCCCGCGCCGAACCGATCTTCCAGCTGCAGCAGACGGTCAACCAGAGCGCGGCCGACATCAAGGCCGGCCATATTGGCCGCATCCGCGTGGTCGCGACGTCGGAAGTGACGGAATCGCTGGTACCGATGGCAATGCGCGAATTCCTGGAGCGTTTCCCGGAGGTCTTCGTGGTGCTCGACACCAAGCCGCTGCACAATGTGCTGGAAGCGGTCGAGGCGGGCATTGCCGATGTCGGCTTCGCCATCGACCCCGGCGAACGGCACTCGCTCATCCTGCAGCCGATCGACGAGTTGCGCACCGTCTGCGTCTGCGCCGCAGACAGTCCGCTTTCAAGCCTGCCCTTCGTCACGCCGCAGGATCTCGCACGTGAGCGGCTGATCTGCCCGCTTTCGGGCACGCGGATCGCCATGCTCCTGGAAGAGGCGTTTCGCAAATCCGCCATTCCCTACGAGCCGAAGGTCGAGGTTCGTTTCCTCAACGCCGCTGCGCGGATCGTACAGGAGGGTTGGGGCGCGGCCCTGCTTGACGAGGTCACCGCTACATCGGGCCATTATTCGGACCTGACAGTCTTGCCGTTCGAGCCGCGCATTCCGCGCCCGCTGACTGCTATCCTGCCGCGCAATCACGCCGTATCGCGGCATTCCCGCGAATTCGTCAAGATTTTCACGCTGACCACCGGGACCCGGATCGCGGAAATCCGCAGCTAGAGCGCCATGCATCCATTCGGATGCACAAAGGACGCTCCAACCTATTGAACCTACGCATCGACCGGAGCGGAGCGAGGATCGATAAGATTATGCGTCTAAAACAAATGAATAGAGCGCTCAGACCTGCTCGGTGATCTGCCGGAAGTCGGCCATCGTGCGCTGCGCGCCCTCGAACAGCAGGTTGATCTCGTTTGTGGCGACAATCATGTCGGCGCCGAAGGCAAGCGCCTGCTCGCGCACACGGTCCGGCGGCAGACCCATGGCGCCGAACGACTTGCCATGGCGCATGGCGGCCGCACCGATCCTGCGGAAGGCCTGCTGCACGACGTCATGGCCGATATCGCCGACATGGCCGATCGCGGCGGCGAGATCGTTGGAGCCGATCATCAGCCCGTCAATGCCGGCAAGCGCGGCGATATCATCCGCCGCATCAAGCCCGCTCCGGCTCTCGATCATGGCGATGACCCTTGTCGTGGCCTCGGCCTTGGCGATCAGTTCGGCCACCGGCACCGGCTCGAACCCGGTCATCGCCAGCGGCCCGGGCAGTGCCCGGCCGCCGGTCGGCAGGAACCGCGTCTTCTCGACAATCGCGCGCGCCTGCTCGAGCGTATCGACATGGGGCACGATCACGCCGATCGCGCCGCAATCGAGCACGCGCGCAATGTCCGGCGAGGACGGCCCTGTGACACGGGCATAGACCGGCAGGCCGGCAAGCAGGCCAGCCACCGAGATATCGGTCAGGCTGTCGAGGCCGATGCGGCCGTGTTCCATGTCCACGACAATGAAATCGAAACCGGTGCGCCGCGCGACCGCGACCGTTTCGACCGTGTTCATGACACAGATGGCGAGACCGATGGCGGCGGCGCGGGACGAAGGGACATTCTGGTGCATGATCTATCCGGTTTTTGACTGCGACTTGGACCCGACGGGTCGGTTTCTTTATCGGCATCGCAGACGCGATAGGCAATGCAAAAACTGCCTATTATTTATGCATGCCTAAATATAATACACCGGCCTCTGGCGACCCTGCCAAACTCCGCTAAGCTGATCCCCATCGACACGACGCCGATTTCGCGGCGGAGCAAAACTGGAACAGACATGCAAACCGAACTTTCCGTTGCGCAAGAAGATGCGCGGGGCGGAGCATCCCGGCTGCGCGCATTGCCGGGCCTCGCTCTGACACTGCTGCGCCACCTCGTCGACATCGTTGCGGCCTGCCTGTTCATCTATATGGCCTTCGCCATTCTAGTGCAGATTCTCGGCCGCTACGTCTTCAACTACTCGATCGCCGGCACGGAAGAAACCGCGACCTTTGCCCAGATCTGGCTGGTGATGCTCGGCGCCGGCATCGCCATGCGCCACCGCCAGCATGTCGGCGTCGATGTGCTGATCGTGCGCTGCCCGGTCTTTCTGCAGAAGCTCGTCGGCGGCCTTTCCTTCCTGCTCGGCCTCTGGTTTCTGGTGGTCGTCATCAATGGCAGTTTCGGCCTTGTCGCGATCGGCATGATGGTGAAGTCGGCAGCTCTGCGTCTGCCACTCGTCATCCCCTATGCCGCAATTCCGGTGGGCATGACCTATTTCGCGCTCGAATTCACGATCGCCACCCTGCCCGACCTTTTGAGCCGCAAGAAAAACACCGCAAGCGCCGAACACGGAGAACTGCTATGAGCCTTGCTTTTGGCGGTTTTGCCCTCCTGATCTTCTCCGGCATGCCGATCGTGCTGGCGCTTGGCGTGGCAGCGTTGGTCACCATCGTTGCCTTCACCGACGTGCCGCTCACCATCATCGCCCAGCGCGTCTATGGCGGCGTCAATTCCTTTCCGCTGATGGCAATCCCGTTCTTCGTGGCCGCAGGCCTGATCATGGAAGCCGGCGGCATTGCGCGCCGCTTCGTCGAGCTTGCCACCGCGCTGGTCGGCTGGATCACCGGCAGCCTGTTCATGGTGGCGATCGTGACCGGCACCGGCCTTGCCGCGATTTCGGGCTCCGGTTCCGCCGATACGGCGGCGATCAGCTCTATCCTCGTGCCGGAGATGAAGAAGCGCCGCTACAATGTCGATATGGCCGTCTCGATCATCGCGGCTTCAGGCTCCATGGCTTCGATCATTCCGCCGAGCATCGTCATGGTGGTGATCGCGATCACCTCGAACCAGTCGATCGGCGCGATGTTTCTCGGCGGTATCGGCCCCGGAATCCTGATTTCCGCCAGCCTGCTGGTCGGCGCATGGCTTTATGCCAGAAACGGCGGCGAAACCTATCGCGATGCCGAACCCTTCTCGCTGAAGCGCCTGTGGACCGTCTTCGTCGATGCCGTGCCTGCGCTTTTCGTACCGATCATCATCGTCGGCGGCATTGTCGGTGGCGTGTTCACCGCCACCGAGGCCGCCTGCATCGCCGTCTTCGTCACGCTCGGCATTTCCTGTTTCATCTACCGCGAGCTGAAACTTTCGGAACTCGGACCGCTGATCCTGCGCACCGTCAGCCTGTCGGCCGCGGTGCTGATCATCGTCTCGACGGCGAGCATCTTCTCCTGGATCATCGCCTCGCTCGGCGTGACCCGGGCCCTTGACGCCTGGCTGCGCGATGTCGCCGCATCTCCGTTTGCCTTCCTCCTGATCGTCAACCTCCTGCTGCTCGTGGTCGGCATGTTCATGGAGAGCATCTCGGCGATCCTGATCCTGCTGCCGGTGCTGATGCCGATCGCCATCGGCTATGGCATCGATCCGGTCCAGTTCGGCGTGCTGACCGCACTCAACCTGTCGATCGGCCTGATCACGCCGCCCTATGGCATCTGCCTCTATGTCGCTTCCATGGTTGCCGGCAGGCGGATCGAACAGGCGGCATCCAAGGTCTGGCTGCCATTGATACCGATGATCATCGTCCTGCTGCTGACGGCCTTCGTCCCGGCCGTGACGCTGTTCCTGCCCAATCTGGTCTACCGCTGACAAGCGACGTCCCGATCACTCCAACCTGCCCAAAAAACAACAAGGGGAATACCATGAAACACATACCGGCCCTCGGGCTCGCAGCCCTCCTGTGCACCACCGCCATGCCGGCCTTCGCCGCCGATTACGTCTTCAAGATTGCCCACACCAACGCCGCCGACGAGGTGCAGGACAAGGGCCTGCAGCTGATGCGGGACCTGCTCGAGAAAAAGACCGATGGGCGCGCCACCATCGAGATCTTCCCGAACGGCGTGCTTGGCGATGAGGCCCAGCTTGTCGAAAGCACCATGCTTGGCACGCTCGACATGGCGATGACAGCGAACTCGACGATCTCCAACTACATCACCGACTACCGCGTCTTCGACCTGCCCTTCCTGTTCACCAGCATCGAGGCGCTGAGCGACAAGCTGGAAGACGAAGAGGTCTATGCCGCCATGGAGACCTCGGCCGAAACCGCCGGCTTCGAACTGATCGGCGTCTTCTCCTCCGGCATCCGCCACATCATGACCAAGGAGCCGGTTGCAAGCATCGAGGATATTCGGAACCTGAAGATCCGCACGATGCAGAACCCGATCCATGTCGACGCCTTCCGTTCCTTCGGCGCCAACCCGACGCCACTTGCCTATTCCGAGCTTTACGGCGCGCTTCAGAGTGGTGTTGTCGATGGCGCGGAAGGGGCCGCCACCAACTATACCGGCCAGAAGCTCTATGAAGTCGCGCCCGATTTCGCCATTCTCGGCTGGCTGAACATGACGGCCGTGCTGTTCATGAACGAGGGCATGTTTGCCGGCCTGCCGGAAGACATCCAGGTGGCACTGAAGGAAAGCGGCGAGGAAGCAGCCGTGTGGCAGCGCCAGTATGTCGACGACCAGGAGAAGCCGCTGCTTGACGCACTGGTCGAAAATGGCGTTACCATCAGCCATCCGGATCCGGCACCATTCCGCGAGGCCGTCATACCGCTTTACAACGAGATGCTGGAAACTGACAGCCAGAAGGCGCTGTTCGCGCTGGCGACTGAGGACTGATTGAAGAGGCGGCGGCCTATGCCGGCCGCCGCCTCGGGCATCCGGCCCGCCTTGAGGAAAAGGCAGCCCGAGAAGCAATGCCATCGAAAGACGCCCGTCTTGCGCCAATAGGCGTCGGACAGAGAGAATGAGACCGAGGAATTCCGATGACCTTCGACACGATCATCAAGGGCGGCACCATCGTCACCGCCGCCGACGCCTTCATGGCCGATATCGGCATCCGCAATGGCCGGATCGCCGCCATCGGCGAGGCGCTTGAGGGGGCGGGGACCGTCATCGACGCCACCGGCCGCCTCGTCATGCCGGGCGGCATCGACAGCCATGTCCACATCGCCCAGCCCGGCGCGCCCGAAGTGGTGATGGCCGAGGATTTTACGAGCGGCACGATCGCCGCCGCCTTCGGCGGCAACACCACCGTCATGCCGTTCTGCCTGCAGCAGCGGGGCCAGTCGCTGCGCGAGGCGCTGAAGGCCTATCACGCCGAGGCCGAAGGTCGCTGCCATGTCGATGTCAGCTTCCACCTCATCCTCACCGACCCGACTCCCGGCGTGCTCGGGCAGGAACTGCCGGCGCTGGTCGAGGAAGGCTATACTTCGCTCAAGGTGTTCATGACCTATGACGACATGGTGCTGAAGGACCGCGAGTTGCTGGAGGTGATGGCCGCAGCCCGGCGCACCGGCGCCTTCGTCATGGTCCATGCCGAGGGCTATGACACGATCCGCTTCCTCGCAGACGCGCTGGAGGCCGAGGGCAAGACGGCGCCCTATTACCACGGTCCCTCGCGTCCCGTCGCCGTCGAGCGCGAGGCAACCCACCGGGCGATTTCCTTCGCCGAGATCACCGATGTGCCGATCATGATCGTGCATGTCTCCAACCGTCAGGCGATGGAGGAGATCGAGCGCGCCCGAAGGCGTGGCCTCAACATCTACGGCGAGACCTGCCCGCAATATCTGGTGCTGACCGAAGAGGACATGGATGGCGCGGCGATGGAGGGGGCCAAATTCGTCTGCAGCCCGCCGCCGCGCACCACCGAGGACCAGGCCGCCTGCTGGGAAGGCCTGCAGCACGGCATCTTCTCCGTGTTCTCCTCAGACCACTGCCCCTATCGCTTTGCCGAGGATGGCAAGCTGACGGCGAAGGCCCATGATGGCTTCCGCTGGGTGCCGAACGGCATTCCGGGCATCGAGACGCGTCTGCCGATCCTGTTTTCCGAAGGCGTGAAGAAGGGCCGCATCAGCCTCAACCAGTTCGTGGCGCTGACCGCGACCAACCACGCCAAGACCTACGGGCTCTACCCGAAGAAGGGTACGATCGCGGTTGGGGCGGATGCCGATATCGTGCTGTGGGACCCGGAGATGACCCGCACCATCGACCAGGCCGACCTGCATCACGGCTGCGACTACACGCCCTATCAGGGTCTTGAGGTCACAGGCTGGCCGGTGATGACCATGCTGCGCGGACGGGTGGTGACCGATGGCGAGACACTGGTGAACGAAGCACCCGGCGGGGAATATCTCGCCCGCGAGCGGTCGCCGCTGGTCGAGGGCCGACAGGCGCTCTGAGATGACCTTGGCCGGAACGACCACCTCGTTTTTATCATCCATGCAATGAAATTCATTCATTCTTGAGAAGCCGAGAATGCGCTATAGTTTCTCTTTTGGCGAAATCGAGTGGGATGCCGGGGATGAAACGCGAGGAACTTGCCGACCTGACCGTCCTTCTTGCCGTGGTCGAGGAGGGCAATTTCACCCGCGCGGCGGTGCGGCTCGGCATTTCGCAGTCGGCGGTCAGCCATACCATCAGGCGGCTTGAGGCGGCGCTTGGCTTCAGGGCACTGAACCGGACCTCGCGCAGCGTCTCGCTGACCGACATGGGGGAGAAGCTGATCGCCTCGCTGCGCCCCGGCCTTGCACAGATCGAGGAGCGGATCGAGGAACTGCGCTCGATCGGCGACAGGCCGAGCGGGCTTGTCCGCATCACCGCGTCCCTGGCTGCCGTCAGGGCGATTTTGTGGCCGGTGATGACGGAGATTTCGCGCGACTACCCCGATATCCAGATCGAGATCAACACCAACAGCCGGCTCTCGGACCTGGCGGAGGGCCGGTTCGATGCCGCCGTCAGGCTTGCGGAAATGGTCGGGCCGGACCTCATCGCCGTACCGGTCGGGCCGGCCGTGGCGATGGCCGCCGTCGCCTCCCCGGACTATCTTGCCGGCCGCGGCGTGCCCGAACATCCAGACGAGCTTGCCCGCCACGACTGTATCGTCATGCGCTTCGGCGCCAACACCGCGCCCTATGACTGGGAATTCGAAGGCCGCGGCGAGGAAATCGTCCGCAAGGTGTCAGGCCCATTCATCTTCAACGAATCCGAACTCTGCATCAGAGCCGCGCTTGAAGGTTTCGGGATTGCCTACATCCCCCTGCCGGAGGTGGAAACGGAGATTGCAGACGGCAGGCTCCAGCGGGTTCTGGCCGACTGGTGCGAGCCGTTCGAGGGGTTTCACCTCTGCTATTCCAGCCGGCGCCAGATGAGCTCGGCGCTGCGCATCGTCATCGACCGCCTGCGCTACCGCATCGCCGGCACATAATCGGAAGGAAACGCCATGCTGCGCGAAAACATCAACGACCTGATCGCGCTTTCCGTCGTCGCCGAGGAGCGCAGTTTCACCCGCGCGGCGGCAAGGCTGAATGTCTCGCAATCCGCGCTCAGCCACACGATCAAGGCGCTCGAGACCCGGCTGGGTCTTCGGCTTCTGACCCGCACGACACGCTCGGTCTCGCCGACGCTTGAGGGCGAGGATCTGCTGGCGACGCTCGATCCGTGCTTCGAAACGATCGAGGCGCGCCTGCAGGCGCTCACCGACACGCAGGGCGAGCCATCGGGTATCGTCCGGATCGTTTCCACCGATTACGCGATCGAAACGCTGTTGTGGCCCAAGCTTGCGCCCGTCTTGAAGAAACACCCGGCGGTCAAGGTCGAGTTCGTCATGGACTATGGCTACACCGACCTGGCCTCCGCCCAGTGCGATGCCGGCGTGCGCTACGGCGAGCAGGTCAGCGAAGGCATGATCGCCACGCGCATCGGACCGGATGAACGCATGGTCTGCGTCGGAGCCCCGGCCTATTTCGCCGAGCGCGGCACGCCGCAGACGCCACAGGAACTGAGCGAGCACGAATGCGTGAACCTCAGGCTTTCCAACCACGGCGCGCTCTATGGCTGGGAGTTCACCGATCGCGACGGCCGCGAGTTCCGGGTCAAGGTCGAGGGCCAGGCCTGCTTCAACACGATCGCGCCCGTGGCCACGGCGGCGCGCGACGGTTTCGGCCTCGCCTTCGTGCCGGAACGGCTTGTTGCCACGGACATCGCCGCTGGTCGGCTCGCCATCTGCCTTGAGGAGTATTCTCCGTTTTTCCCCGGCATGCATTTTTACTATCCGAGCCGGCAACGCTCGTCTTCGGCCTTCCAGGTCGTCCTTGACGCGCTGCGCGAGCGTGCCTGACAGGCCGTTCATGAGCTGAGATCATAAGTGCATTCAAAAATCCCGTCATTAACTCCGGCTCCCCGGGCACCAGATGAGTGGTGCGACAGACATCGCACCGATCACGATTGGCCCCATAGGAGACCAGATATGAAACGTATCCTCGCAGCCTCTGCATTTGCACTTGCTTCCACTGCCGCCGCCGCCCAGGACCTTTCGACGACCGTGCCCGACGCCGTCGGCCAGGTTGCGCCGGCGCTTCAGGCCTATTCCAGCGACGACCTGATCGGCAAGGTCTGGGAAGGTGAAGAGCTTTCGATGCGTGATCGCGCGCTTGTCACCTTCGCCGCGCTGATGACGATGCACCAGATGGAAGACTTCCCGGCCTTCACCGCGCTGGCGCTCGATGCCGGTGTGGAGCCTGCCGAACTCTCCGAGACCATCACCCACCTCGCCTTCTACACCGGCTGGGGCAATGCGACCGCCGCCGCCGAGGCCATGGCGCCGGTCTATGCGGAGCGCGGCATCGGCGCGGACCAGCTGCCTTCGACCGATCCGGAGCTTCTGCCGCTTGACGAGGAAGCCGAAGCGGCACGCCAGGAAAACGTCTCCGGCAATTACGGCAATGTCAGCCAGGGCGTGGTCGACAATACCGAGCAGCTTCTGTTCCTCGACCTCTGGCTTCGCCCGGACCTTGAGCCGCGCGACCGCAGCATGGTCACCGTTGCCGCGCTGATTGCCGCCGGCCAGCCGGAGCAGATGACCTTCCACCTGAACCGCGCCATGGATAACGGCCTGACCCAGGAAGAGGCCGGCGCGATGCTCTCCCACCTCGCCTTCTACACCGGCTGGCCGCGCGTGTTCTCGGCAATGCCGGTGGCAAAACAGGTCTTCGAAGACCGGGCCGGCTGATCCGGCACGATGAATCGGAAAGGGCGGCCGCGCCCTTTCCGGCATGATCGATGAATATGGTTCATTGATGCTAGGAACGGTTCCACCCTTCCCTCATGCGCCCGGAACTCTATCTTGAGCGCCAAGGAGATCGGTCATGAAGATCGCGATACTGGGCTCGGGCAGAATGGGCGCGGCGCTTGGCCAGTGCTGGAGCGCCTGCGGCCACGACGTCGTCTTTTCCTATTCCCGCAGCGACGGCAAGCTTGCCCGCCTTGCCGATGCATCCGGCGCCGATTGGGCTTCCGTCGGTGACGCGGTCCGCGGAGCGGACGCCATTCTGCTCGCTGTCCACTGGAGCCGCGTCGACGACGTGCTGGATCAGGCCGGCGATCTTTCCGGCATCGTTGCGCTCAACTGTTGTGTGCCGCTCGACGCATCCGACAGCGAACTTGTCGTCGGGATGAACACCTCGGGCGCGGAGGCGCTCGCAAGACGCCGCCCTGATGCACGCTGGATCGGC
Protein-coding sequences here:
- a CDS encoding carboxymuconolactone decarboxylase family protein, with amino-acid sequence MKRILAASAFALASTAAAAQDLSTTVPDAVGQVAPALQAYSSDDLIGKVWEGEELSMRDRALVTFAALMTMHQMEDFPAFTALALDAGVEPAELSETITHLAFYTGWGNATAAAEAMAPVYAERGIGADQLPSTDPELLPLDEEAEAARQENVSGNYGNVSQGVVDNTEQLLFLDLWLRPDLEPRDRSMVTVAALIAAGQPEQMTFHLNRAMDNGLTQEEAGAMLSHLAFYTGWPRVFSAMPVAKQVFEDRAG
- a CDS encoding NADPH-dependent F420 reductase, whose product is MKIAILGSGRMGAALGQCWSACGHDVVFSYSRSDGKLARLADASGADWASVGDAVRGADAILLAVHWSRVDDVLDQAGDLSGIVALNCCVPLDASDSELVVGMNTSGAEALARRRPDARWIGCFNTSPSEAIPAVFERRGKAERPHMMFYGDDRSAKALAAGLIGDIGFEALDTGGLRNARFIEPFAMATVELAYVQPGGPELTYRFQKMRSTAHNQGE